One Falsihalocynthiibacter arcticus DNA segment encodes these proteins:
- a CDS encoding glycosyltransferase — protein MAQDYNNQVIGLVRFSFPALSGFSKGGDDFKELEAFLYDPERLERRFYLFEKLCLPSLLAQTDPDFTCVFLVGNSLPPAAKDHLQALISPLANARIVARESEHNYAAIRKVYDSIPQDGFSHRTSFRLDDDDALSNDYIKRLKQTARKLEPLCKPKLPLALSFNRGFYVQIKNGENRIFDACERTPLSVGSALFAQAGHPENVYARNHRFLGQFFNLYSDVSEPNFIRAIHRDNDSDPVIVGHSNKLSKAEIKTGIDTHFPIPFDTLQDL, from the coding sequence ATGGCTCAGGACTACAACAATCAAGTGATCGGTCTTGTTCGGTTCTCGTTTCCGGCGCTGTCGGGCTTTTCCAAGGGCGGTGATGATTTTAAGGAACTTGAAGCGTTTCTCTATGATCCTGAGCGGCTTGAACGGCGATTCTATTTGTTCGAGAAGCTCTGCCTTCCGTCGCTACTCGCGCAAACAGACCCCGATTTTACGTGCGTCTTTCTTGTGGGGAACAGCCTCCCGCCGGCGGCAAAAGATCACCTTCAAGCCCTCATTTCGCCTCTCGCAAACGCACGGATTGTTGCCCGAGAGAGTGAACACAATTATGCAGCCATTCGCAAAGTCTATGACAGCATCCCTCAAGACGGTTTTAGCCACCGGACGAGCTTTCGGCTGGATGATGATGATGCGCTTTCCAATGATTATATCAAACGCCTAAAGCAAACGGCGCGGAAGTTGGAACCCCTTTGCAAACCGAAGCTACCTCTTGCGCTTTCCTTCAATCGAGGGTTTTACGTTCAGATAAAAAACGGCGAAAATCGCATTTTTGACGCCTGCGAACGCACACCTTTATCGGTTGGCTCGGCACTTTTCGCCCAAGCGGGACACCCGGAAAATGTCTATGCCCGCAATCATCGATTTCTCGGCCAATTCTTTAATCTTTATTCCGATGTCTCGGAACCAAATTTCATTCGCGCAATCCATCGGGACAATGACAGCGATCCGGTGATTGTCGGACATTCAAACAAGCTCTCCAAAGCGGAGATCAAGACGGGTATCGATACGCATTTTCCGATCCCCTTTGACACATTACAGGACCTCTAA
- a CDS encoding DMT family transporter produces MYESTQGENLRGAAMMSASMAGFTVNDAFMKVLLEDMPFYQGLLIRAVIVGVMIVAFAKFTGGLDLRLTRRDSWIVFWRTVGEVSASFLFITALMHMPLANTTAIMQSLPLTVALAGALFFREPLGWRRLTAIFAGFCGVMLIVRPGTDFNFYALYALGAVFAVTLRDLASRQLSPNVRTLPVIFFATIGNAGLGFALFVLGGGASEPWQDIGAQQVCLLVGASAFLVVGYAFSVSSMRVGALAVVTPFRYTAILFALVLGFVVFDDWPDTFTLIGAGIVVLSGLVTLFREQLAAKRARLALNR; encoded by the coding sequence ATGTACGAGTCTACGCAGGGTGAAAATTTACGCGGCGCCGCGATGATGAGCGCTTCGATGGCGGGCTTTACGGTGAACGATGCGTTCATGAAAGTCCTGCTAGAAGATATGCCATTTTATCAAGGTTTGTTAATACGAGCTGTGATTGTCGGGGTGATGATTGTCGCATTTGCAAAGTTCACAGGAGGACTAGACCTTCGTTTGACCCGCCGCGATAGCTGGATCGTTTTTTGGCGTACCGTCGGTGAAGTCTCGGCATCTTTCCTTTTCATAACGGCCCTCATGCATATGCCTCTGGCCAACACTACGGCTATCATGCAATCGCTTCCACTTACAGTTGCCCTCGCGGGAGCTCTCTTTTTTAGGGAGCCGCTTGGTTGGCGTAGGCTGACTGCGATTTTTGCTGGGTTCTGCGGGGTGATGCTCATTGTCCGGCCCGGGACTGATTTCAATTTCTATGCGCTCTATGCCTTGGGGGCGGTCTTTGCCGTGACGTTACGCGATCTTGCGTCACGCCAACTTTCCCCCAACGTTAGAACCTTACCCGTTATATTTTTTGCGACCATCGGGAATGCGGGCTTAGGATTCGCTCTGTTTGTTTTAGGGGGAGGCGCCTCGGAGCCTTGGCAGGACATCGGAGCCCAACAGGTTTGCTTGCTCGTAGGAGCATCGGCATTCTTGGTTGTTGGGTATGCGTTTTCCGTGAGTTCAATGCGGGTAGGAGCCCTCGCGGTTGTGACACCTTTTCGCTATACGGCGATCCTCTTTGCGCTTGTCCTTGGGTTTGTGGTGTTTGATGACTGGCCAGATACGTTCACGCTTATTGGGGCGGGAATCGTCGTGTTATCTGGGCTGGTGACATTGTTCAGGGAACAACTTGCCGCGAAGCGGGCGCGCTTGGCCTTAAACCGATGA
- the rplL gene encoding 50S ribosomal protein L7/L12, which translates to MADLKKLAEEIVGLTLLEAQELKTILKDEYGIEPAAGGAVMMAGPADAGADAEEQTEFTVILKSAGASKIGVIKEVRGITGLGLKEAKDLVDAGGKAVKEGVSKEEAEDIKAKLEAAGAEVEVK; encoded by the coding sequence ATGGCTGATCTGAAAAAACTTGCTGAAGAGATCGTTGGTCTTACCCTTCTCGAAGCACAAGAACTGAAAACTATCCTTAAAGACGAGTATGGCATTGAGCCTGCTGCTGGCGGAGCTGTTATGATGGCTGGCCCAGCAGATGCTGGTGCTGACGCAGAAGAGCAAACAGAATTTACAGTAATTCTGAAATCTGCTGGTGCTTCCAAAATCGGCGTCATCAAAGAAGTCCGCGGCATCACAGGTCTTGGCCTGAAAGAAGCTAAAGACCTCGTAGACGCTGGCGGCAAAGCTGTCAAAGAAGGCGTTTCGAAAGAAGAAGCTGAAGACATCAAAGCTAAGCTCGAAGCAGCTGGCGCAGAAGTCGAAGTTAAGTAA
- the rpoC gene encoding DNA-directed RNA polymerase subunit beta', whose product MNQELTNNPFNPLTPQKTFDEIKVSLASPERILSWSYGEIKKPETINYRTFKPERDGLFCARIFGPIKDYECLCGKYKRMKYRGVVCEKCGVEVTLQKVRRERMGHIELAAPVAHIWFLKSLPSRIGLMLDMTLRDLERILYFENYVVIEPGLTDLTYGQLMSEEEYMDAQDAFGMDAFTAGIGAEAIREMLSLIDLESEAETLRADLAEATGELKPKKIIKRLKIVESFLESGNRPEWMVMTVIPVIPPELRPLVPLDGGRFATSDLNDLYRRVINRNNRLKRLLELRAPDIIVRNEKRMLQESVDALFDNGRRGRVITGANKRPLKSLSDMLKGKQGRFRQNLLGKRVDFSGRSVIVTGPELKLHQCGLPKKMALELFKPFIYSRLEAKGLSSTVKQAKKLVEKERPEVWDILDEVIREHPVMLNRAPTLHRLGIQAFEPILIEGKAIQLHPLVCSAFNADFDGDQMAVHVPLSLEAQLEARVLMMSTNNVLSPANGAPIIVPSQDMILGLYYITLMRQGMIGEGMAFADVDEVQHALDAGVVHLHSKIIARVPQIDEEGNEIMVRFETTPGRVRLGALLPKNAKAPFELVNNLLRKKDVQKVIDTVYRYCGQKESVIFCDHIMTMGFREAFKAGISFGKDDMVIPDTKWATVDETRDQVRDFELQYMDGLITQGEKYNKVVDAWSKCNDKVTDAMMNTISALKIDENGAEMEPNSVYMMAHSGARGSVTQMKQLGGMRGLMAKPNGDIIETPIISNFKEGLSVLEYFNSTHGARKGLSDTALKTANSGYLTRRLVDVAQDCIVREHDCGTEMSITAEAAVKDGEVVASIAEIVLGRVAAEDVLKPGTDEVIVSKNEVIDERKSDLIEAAGVATMRMRSPLTCEAEEGVCAMCYGRDLARGTLVNQGEAVGIIAAQSIGEPGTQLTMRTFHIGGVAQGGQQSFQEASHTGKVGFKNELLLKNSSGESIVMGRNMLLTIEDESGAELVSHKISYGSKIHVKAGSNVTRGDKLFEWDPYTLPIIAEKAGTAKFVDLVSGISVRDETDDATGMTQKIVIDWRAAPKGNELKPEIFIIGEDGEPLRNDVGNLVSYPMSVDAVLSIEESSEVQAGDVIARIPREGAKTKDITGGLPRVAELFEARRPKDHAIIAEIDGFVRFGRDYKNKRRISIEPKDESLEPVEYMVPKGKHIPVAEGDFVQKGDYIMDGNPAPHDILAVMGVEALANYMVEEVQEVYRLQGVKINDKHIEVIVRQMLQKWEILDSGETTLLKGEHVDKAEFDAANAKAEAAGRRLASGEPILLGITKASLQTRSFISAASFQETTRVLTEASVQGKRDKLVGLKENVIVGRLIPAGTGGATQQARAIAVQRDNVVLEARRAEAEQAAAIAAPVVPKDVIGGDVFSTPASETEESRDS is encoded by the coding sequence ATGAACCAGGAACTTACAAACAACCCGTTTAACCCGCTCACACCCCAAAAGACTTTTGACGAGATCAAAGTTTCTTTGGCGAGCCCGGAACGGATCCTCTCGTGGTCTTACGGCGAAATCAAAAAGCCAGAGACCATCAACTATCGTACGTTCAAACCAGAGCGTGACGGTCTTTTCTGTGCGCGTATTTTTGGCCCCATCAAAGACTACGAATGTCTCTGTGGCAAATATAAGCGTATGAAATATCGCGGCGTTGTCTGCGAGAAATGTGGTGTTGAAGTTACGCTTCAAAAAGTGCGTCGTGAGCGCATGGGCCACATTGAACTTGCAGCACCTGTTGCGCACATCTGGTTCCTCAAGTCGTTGCCATCGCGCATCGGCCTGATGCTGGATATGACACTGCGCGATCTTGAACGTATTCTCTACTTTGAAAACTACGTTGTCATTGAGCCGGGCCTTACAGACCTGACTTACGGTCAACTGATGTCCGAAGAAGAGTATATGGACGCCCAAGACGCGTTCGGTATGGACGCATTTACCGCCGGTATCGGCGCTGAAGCCATCCGTGAAATGCTCTCCTTGATCGACCTTGAATCTGAGGCCGAAACGCTGCGGGCCGACTTGGCCGAAGCAACGGGTGAGTTGAAGCCAAAGAAGATCATCAAACGCCTTAAAATCGTTGAGAGCTTCCTTGAGTCCGGCAACCGTCCTGAGTGGATGGTTATGACGGTGATCCCAGTGATCCCGCCAGAGTTGCGCCCCTTGGTTCCGCTTGATGGCGGTCGTTTTGCGACCTCCGACCTCAACGATCTGTATCGTCGGGTGATCAACCGTAACAACCGTTTGAAACGCCTTCTTGAGCTGCGTGCGCCCGATATCATCGTGCGTAACGAAAAACGTATGCTGCAAGAATCCGTTGATGCGCTGTTTGACAACGGCCGTCGTGGTCGTGTGATTACTGGGGCCAACAAGCGTCCTTTGAAATCATTGTCTGACATGCTCAAAGGTAAGCAAGGCCGTTTCCGTCAAAACCTTTTGGGTAAGCGCGTCGACTTCTCTGGCCGTTCGGTGATTGTGACCGGTCCTGAGTTGAAACTGCATCAATGTGGTCTTCCTAAGAAGATGGCGTTGGAACTGTTTAAACCGTTTATCTACTCGCGTCTTGAAGCCAAAGGCCTGTCTTCCACTGTGAAGCAAGCCAAGAAACTCGTGGAAAAAGAACGTCCCGAAGTTTGGGATATCTTGGATGAGGTTATTCGGGAACACCCCGTCATGCTCAACCGCGCGCCGACGCTTCACCGTCTTGGTATCCAAGCGTTTGAACCGATCCTGATTGAAGGGAAAGCTATTCAGCTTCACCCCCTCGTTTGTTCGGCCTTTAACGCTGACTTTGACGGCGACCAAATGGCGGTTCACGTTCCTTTGAGCCTTGAAGCACAGCTTGAAGCACGTGTTTTGATGATGTCCACGAACAACGTTTTGTCGCCCGCCAACGGTGCGCCAATTATCGTTCCGTCACAGGACATGATCTTGGGCCTTTATTACATCACTCTCATGCGTCAAGGCATGATTGGTGAGGGCATGGCCTTTGCGGATGTGGATGAGGTTCAACACGCTCTTGATGCTGGTGTCGTTCACTTGCACTCCAAAATCATCGCGCGGGTTCCGCAAATTGATGAAGAAGGCAACGAGATCATGGTGCGGTTTGAAACCACACCTGGTCGTGTGCGCCTCGGTGCGCTTTTGCCGAAAAATGCAAAAGCACCGTTTGAGTTGGTCAACAACTTGCTGCGGAAGAAAGACGTTCAGAAAGTCATCGACACGGTCTACCGTTATTGCGGTCAGAAAGAGTCAGTTATCTTCTGTGACCACATCATGACCATGGGTTTCCGCGAAGCGTTCAAAGCGGGTATTTCCTTTGGTAAAGACGACATGGTTATCCCAGATACAAAATGGGCAACCGTTGACGAAACACGCGATCAAGTTCGTGACTTTGAACTTCAATATATGGACGGCCTGATTACTCAGGGCGAGAAATATAACAAAGTTGTCGATGCTTGGTCCAAGTGTAACGACAAAGTCACTGATGCGATGATGAACACCATTTCTGCTCTGAAAATTGACGAAAATGGCGCTGAAATGGAGCCGAACTCGGTTTACATGATGGCCCACTCTGGTGCGCGTGGTTCGGTTACTCAGATGAAACAGCTCGGCGGGATGCGTGGTCTTATGGCCAAGCCGAACGGCGACATCATCGAGACACCGATTATCTCGAACTTTAAAGAGGGCCTCTCGGTTCTTGAGTACTTCAACTCTACCCACGGTGCACGTAAAGGTCTGTCTGATACCGCGCTTAAAACGGCGAACTCGGGTTATTTGACACGTCGTTTGGTGGATGTTGCACAGGATTGTATCGTTCGCGAACATGACTGTGGAACGGAAATGTCTATTACCGCTGAAGCTGCGGTAAAAGACGGTGAAGTTGTTGCAAGCATCGCCGAGATCGTTCTGGGTCGTGTTGCTGCGGAGGATGTCCTGAAACCAGGCACCGACGAAGTTATCGTTTCCAAAAACGAAGTCATCGACGAGCGTAAATCCGACCTTATCGAAGCTGCCGGTGTGGCAACGATGCGGATGCGGAGCCCGTTGACATGTGAGGCCGAAGAAGGCGTCTGCGCCATGTGTTACGGTCGTGACCTTGCACGCGGTACTTTGGTGAACCAAGGCGAAGCGGTTGGTATTATCGCGGCGCAATCCATTGGTGAGCCTGGCACACAGCTTACAATGCGGACGTTCCACATTGGTGGCGTTGCACAGGGTGGTCAACAGTCGTTCCAAGAAGCCAGCCACACAGGCAAAGTCGGTTTCAAAAACGAGCTTCTGCTTAAGAACTCCTCGGGTGAATCGATTGTTATGGGCCGCAACATGCTCCTCACAATCGAGGACGAAAGCGGCGCTGAGCTTGTAAGTCACAAGATCAGTTATGGTTCGAAAATCCACGTCAAAGCGGGTTCGAATGTTACCCGTGGCGACAAACTGTTTGAATGGGATCCCTATACGCTCCCAATCATTGCCGAAAAAGCGGGTACTGCGAAATTCGTTGACCTCGTAAGCGGTATTTCCGTGCGCGACGAAACCGATGACGCAACAGGCATGACGCAGAAAATCGTTATCGATTGGCGTGCTGCACCTAAAGGCAACGAACTCAAGCCTGAGATTTTCATCATTGGTGAAGATGGTGAACCGTTGCGCAATGATGTGGGCAACCTTGTTTCCTATCCTATGTCGGTTGACGCTGTGCTCTCGATAGAAGAGAGCTCGGAAGTTCAAGCGGGTGATGTGATTGCGCGTATTCCTCGCGAAGGCGCGAAAACCAAGGACATTACCGGTGGTCTGCCACGGGTTGCGGAACTCTTTGAGGCACGTCGTCCCAAAGACCACGCGATCATCGCAGAAATCGACGGCTTTGTTCGTTTCGGTCGCGACTATAAAAACAAGCGTCGGATCTCGATTGAGCCAAAAGACGAGAGTCTGGAGCCAGTGGAATATATGGTTCCAAAAGGGAAGCACATCCCAGTAGCCGAGGGCGATTTCGTCCAAAAAGGCGACTACATCATGGATGGCAACCCTGCGCCGCATGACATTCTTGCAGTTATGGGTGTTGAAGCTCTCGCCAACTATATGGTCGAGGAAGTTCAGGAAGTTTACCGTCTCCAAGGCGTGAAGATTAACGATAAACACATCGAGGTTATCGTTCGTCAAATGCTCCAGAAATGGGAAATTCTGGACAGCGGTGAAACCACATTGCTCAAAGGCGAGCACGTGGACAAAGCCGAGTTTGATGCCGCAAATGCCAAAGCGGAGGCCGCTGGTCGCCGTCTCGCATCTGGGGAACCCATCCTTCTTGGTATCACCAAAGCGTCGCTTCAAACGCGTTCGTTCATCTCGGCGGCGTCCTTCCAAGAGACAACCCGTGTGCTTACGGAGGCTTCGGTCCAAGGCAAGCGCGACAAACTGGTTGGCCTCAAAGAGAACGTCATCGTGGGCCGCTTGATCCCTGCTGGTACCGGTGGTGCCACGCAACAAGCGCGTGCCATTGCTGTTCAGCGTGACAACGTGGTTCTGGAAGCCCGTCGCGCAGAAGCCGAACAGGCAGCCGCAATTGCTGCCCCTGTGGTGCCTAAGGACGTGATCGGCGGCGATGTGTTCTCAACACCCGCTTCCGAGACCGAAGAAAGCCGCGACTCTTAA
- the rplJ gene encoding 50S ribosomal protein L10 codes for MDRAQKEQLVDELGQIFDSSGVVVVCRYEGLTVAEMQDLRAQMSEVDGSVRVAKNKLAKIALEGKPCASIASLLNGMTVLAYSEDPVAAAKVVQAYSKGNSKLEILGGAMGETALDVAGVKAVAAMPSREELIASIVGCIGAPASNIAGAIGAPASNIASILSTIEDKLAA; via the coding sequence GTGGATAGAGCACAAAAAGAACAGTTGGTCGACGAACTCGGCCAAATCTTTGACAGCTCTGGCGTTGTAGTGGTTTGCCGCTACGAAGGCCTCACGGTTGCTGAAATGCAAGACCTTCGCGCTCAAATGAGCGAAGTCGATGGGTCTGTTCGCGTTGCCAAAAACAAGCTCGCCAAGATCGCCCTTGAGGGTAAGCCATGCGCAAGCATTGCGAGCCTCCTCAATGGCATGACTGTTCTCGCCTACTCTGAAGATCCTGTGGCTGCGGCCAAGGTTGTTCAGGCATACTCCAAAGGGAATTCCAAACTGGAAATTCTCGGTGGTGCTATGGGTGAGACGGCACTGGACGTCGCTGGTGTTAAAGCCGTTGCAGCGATGCCGTCACGCGAGGAGCTTATCGCTTCTATCGTTGGCTGCATTGGGGCACCTGCTTCCAACATCGCCGGGGCCATTGGCGCGCCTGCAAGCAATATCGCGAGCATCTTGTCTACAATTGAAGACAAGCTTGCTGCTTAA
- the rpoB gene encoding DNA-directed RNA polymerase subunit beta, with protein sequence MAQSYLGQKRLRKYFGKIREVLEMPNLIEVQKSSYDLFLKSGDQLTPLDGEGINGVFQSVFPIKDFNETSILEFVKYELEKPKYDVEECQQRDMTYSAPLKVTLRLIVFDIDEDTGAKSVKDIKEQDVFMGDMPLMTPNGTFVVNGTERVIVSQMHRSPGVFFDHDKGKTHSSGKLLFACRIIPYRGSWLDFEFDAKDIVFSRIDRRRKLPVTTLLYALGMDQEDICNAYYDTVNYTLKKNKGWATKFFPERVRGTRPTYDLVDAKTGEVIAEAGKKITPRAVKKLVEDAAVTQLLLPFEQILGKFVARDMINEETGAIYAEAGDELAFEYDKAGEITGGSLQELLDAGITEIPVLDIDNVNVGPYIRNTMAADKNMGRDTALMDIYRVMRPGEPPTVESASALFDTLFFDSERYDLSAVGRVKMNMRLDLDADDSIRTLRKEDIVSCIKALVQLRDGKGDIDDIDHLGNRRVRSVGELMENQYRVGLLRMERAIKERMSSVEIDTVMPQDLINAKPAAAAVREFFGSSQLSQFMDQTNPLSEVTHKRRLSALGPGGLTRERAGFEVRDVHPTHYGRMCPIETPEGPNIGLINSLATFARVNKYGFIETPYRKVVDTKVTDEVQYMSATEEMRHTVAQANAQLDDEGKFKNDLVSARQSGEYTLSPAANIDLIDVSPKQLVSVAASLIPFLENDDANRALMGSNMMRQAVPLLQAEAPLVGTGIEEVVARDSGASIMAKRQGIVDQVDAQRIVVRATHDLELGDAGVDIYRLRKFQRSNQNTCINQRPLVKVGDIVGKNEVIADGPSTDIGELALGKNVIVAFMPWNGYNYEDSILISERIVRDDVFTSVHIEEFEVAARDTKLGPEEITRDIPNVGEEALRNLDEAGIVYIGAEVHPGDILVGKITPKGESPMTPEEKLLRAIFGEKASDVRDTSLRVKPGDFGTVVEVRVFNRHGVEKDERALQIEREEVERLARDRDDELTILDRNIYQRLKSMVLGKTVAKGPKGVKPGSEVTEDLLGMLSKGLWWQLALEDEEAAKIIEALNAQYDVQKKMMEARFEDKVEKVRRGDDLPPGVMKMVKVFIAVKRKLQPGDKMAGRHGNKGVISKVVPMEDMPFLADGTPVDFCLNPLGVPSRMNVGQILETHMGWASRGLGIQIDEALGEYRRSGDMTPVRDAMKFAYGDDVYDEGIADMTEKQLLEAAGNVTGGVPIATPVFDGAKEADVNDALTRAGFDTSGQSVLFDGRTGEQFARKVTVGMKYLLKLHHLVDDKIHARSTGPYSLVTQQPLGGKAQFGGQRFGEMEVWALEAYGAAYTLQEMLTVKSDDVAGRTKVYESIVKGEDNYEAGVPESFNVLVKEVRGLGLNMELLDAEEDE encoded by the coding sequence ATGGCTCAATCTTACCTTGGCCAAAAACGGCTTCGCAAATACTTCGGTAAAATCCGCGAAGTTCTCGAGATGCCGAACCTTATCGAGGTTCAGAAATCCTCGTACGACTTGTTCTTGAAATCTGGTGATCAGCTTACGCCCCTCGACGGCGAAGGCATCAACGGCGTATTTCAGTCGGTTTTTCCGATCAAAGATTTCAACGAAACATCCATTCTTGAGTTCGTAAAATACGAGCTCGAAAAGCCGAAATACGATGTTGAAGAATGTCAGCAACGTGACATGACTTACAGCGCGCCTTTGAAGGTGACGCTCCGCCTCATCGTGTTTGATATCGACGAAGATACAGGCGCGAAATCGGTTAAAGACATCAAAGAACAAGACGTGTTCATGGGCGATATGCCTTTAATGACACCGAATGGTACCTTTGTTGTCAACGGTACTGAGCGCGTAATCGTTTCGCAAATGCACCGCTCACCCGGCGTGTTCTTTGACCACGACAAAGGCAAAACCCACTCCTCGGGTAAACTTTTGTTCGCGTGTCGGATCATTCCTTACCGTGGGTCATGGTTGGATTTCGAATTCGACGCCAAAGACATCGTGTTCTCACGGATTGACCGTCGTCGCAAATTGCCTGTGACCACATTGCTTTATGCTTTGGGTATGGATCAAGAAGACATTTGCAACGCGTATTATGATACTGTGAACTACACGCTTAAGAAGAACAAAGGTTGGGCAACCAAGTTCTTCCCAGAGCGCGTACGTGGCACACGTCCGACATATGATTTGGTTGACGCGAAAACCGGTGAAGTGATTGCAGAAGCTGGCAAGAAGATCACGCCTCGCGCCGTGAAGAAACTTGTTGAAGACGCTGCCGTTACTCAGCTTCTTTTGCCGTTCGAGCAAATCCTCGGCAAGTTTGTTGCACGCGACATGATCAACGAAGAAACTGGCGCGATCTATGCCGAAGCTGGCGATGAGTTGGCGTTCGAATATGATAAAGCTGGCGAAATCACTGGTGGTTCTTTGCAGGAACTTCTGGACGCGGGCATCACCGAGATCCCTGTTCTTGACATCGATAACGTCAATGTTGGGCCCTACATCCGCAACACAATGGCGGCAGATAAAAACATGGGTCGCGACACCGCGCTTATGGATATCTACCGTGTGATGCGTCCTGGCGAGCCACCCACCGTTGAAAGCGCGAGCGCGTTGTTTGACACATTGTTCTTTGATAGCGAACGTTATGATCTCTCGGCCGTTGGTCGTGTGAAAATGAACATGCGTCTTGATCTGGATGCGGATGATTCCATTCGTACCTTGCGCAAAGAAGACATCGTTTCCTGTATCAAAGCGCTTGTTCAATTGCGTGATGGCAAAGGCGACATCGACGACATTGACCACCTCGGCAACCGTCGTGTGCGCTCTGTTGGCGAATTGATGGAAAATCAATACCGTGTTGGTCTGTTGCGCATGGAACGTGCGATCAAAGAGCGGATGTCCTCCGTCGAGATCGACACTGTCATGCCACAAGACCTGATCAATGCGAAACCAGCCGCTGCTGCGGTGCGTGAATTCTTCGGCTCTTCGCAGCTGTCGCAGTTCATGGACCAAACCAACCCGCTCTCGGAAGTCACGCACAAGCGTCGTCTTTCTGCGCTTGGGCCTGGCGGCTTGACGCGCGAACGTGCGGGCTTTGAGGTTCGTGACGTTCACCCAACACACTATGGTCGTATGTGTCCAATTGAGACTCCAGAGGGTCCGAATATTGGTCTGATCAACTCGCTGGCGACTTTTGCCCGAGTGAACAAATACGGCTTTATCGAAACGCCTTATCGCAAGGTTGTCGACACCAAAGTGACTGACGAAGTTCAGTACATGTCGGCTACTGAAGAGATGCGTCACACGGTTGCGCAAGCAAACGCGCAGCTCGATGACGAAGGCAAGTTCAAAAACGACCTCGTGTCGGCACGTCAATCTGGCGAGTACACATTGAGCCCAGCGGCAAACATCGACTTGATCGACGTTTCGCCAAAACAGCTGGTCTCGGTTGCGGCTTCGCTTATTCCGTTCCTCGAAAACGATGACGCCAACCGTGCCTTGATGGGCTCGAACATGATGCGTCAAGCCGTTCCTTTGCTACAGGCTGAAGCGCCTTTGGTTGGGACCGGTATTGAGGAAGTGGTTGCACGCGACTCCGGTGCTTCGATCATGGCGAAACGCCAAGGTATCGTTGACCAAGTTGATGCGCAGCGTATCGTTGTTCGTGCGACGCATGATCTTGAACTCGGCGATGCTGGCGTAGACATCTATCGTCTGCGTAAGTTCCAACGCTCAAACCAAAACACCTGTATCAACCAACGCCCGTTGGTAAAAGTAGGCGATATTGTCGGCAAAAACGAAGTTATTGCTGACGGCCCGTCCACGGATATTGGCGAATTGGCTTTGGGTAAAAACGTGATTGTCGCGTTTATGCCTTGGAATGGCTACAACTACGAAGACTCCATCCTAATCTCTGAGCGTATCGTTCGTGATGACGTGTTTACTTCGGTTCACATCGAAGAATTCGAAGTCGCCGCACGTGATACAAAGCTTGGTCCCGAGGAAATCACACGTGATATTCCAAACGTTGGTGAAGAAGCGCTGCGCAACCTCGACGAGGCTGGCATTGTTTACATCGGCGCGGAAGTGCATCCTGGTGATATCCTTGTGGGTAAAATCACACCGAAGGGCGAAAGCCCAATGACGCCTGAAGAAAAGCTTCTTCGCGCGATCTTCGGTGAAAAAGCCTCTGACGTACGTGACACATCGTTGCGTGTGAAGCCGGGTGATTTCGGGACTGTTGTGGAAGTTCGTGTTTTCAACCGCCACGGCGTTGAAAAAGACGAACGTGCGTTGCAAATCGAGCGTGAAGAAGTCGAACGTTTGGCGCGTGACCGCGACGACGAGCTGACAATTCTTGATCGCAACATCTATCAGCGTCTTAAATCTATGGTTCTGGGTAAAACCGTTGCCAAGGGTCCGAAGGGCGTTAAGCCTGGGTCCGAAGTAACCGAAGATCTTTTGGGCATGTTGTCCAAAGGTCTATGGTGGCAGCTCGCACTTGAAGATGAAGAAGCAGCAAAAATCATCGAAGCTCTGAACGCGCAATACGACGTACAGAAAAAGATGATGGAAGCGCGCTTCGAGGACAAAGTCGAAAAAGTGCGCCGCGGCGATGATTTGCCTCCGGGTGTGATGAAGATGGTTAAAGTCTTTATTGCTGTGAAGCGTAAGCTTCAGCCAGGTGATAAAATGGCGGGTCGTCACGGGAACAAAGGTGTTATTTCCAAGGTTGTGCCTATGGAAGACATGCCGTTCCTCGCGGATGGTACGCCAGTTGACTTCTGTTTGAACCCACTGGGTGTGCCTTCGCGGATGAACGTTGGTCAGATTCTTGAAACCCACATGGGTTGGGCGAGCCGTGGTTTGGGTATCCAAATCGACGAAGCGCTTGGCGAATATCGTCGTTCTGGCGATATGACCCCTGTTCGGGATGCGATGAAGTTTGCTTATGGCGATGATGTCTATGACGAAGGCATCGCCGACATGACTGAAAAGCAATTGTTGGAAGCTGCGGGTAACGTTACCGGCGGTGTGCCAATCGCGACACCGGTTTTTGACGGCGCCAAAGAGGCGGATGTTAACGACGCGTTGACGCGGGCTGGCTTTGACACTTCTGGTCAATCGGTTCTGTTTGATGGTCGTACAGGCGAGCAATTCGCCCGTAAAGTGACCGTGGGTATGAAATACCTGCTCAAACTGCATCACCTCGTGGACGACAAAATCCACGCACGTTCAACGGGGCCTTACAGCCTTGTCACGCAGCAACCTCTGGGCGGTAAAGCTCAGTTCGGTGGCCAGCGTTTCGGGGAGATGGAAGTCTGGGCGCTCGAAGCATATGGCGCGGCTTACACGCTGCAAGAGATGCTGACCGTGAAATCCGATGACGTTGCCGGACGGACGAAAGTCTATGAAAGCATTGTCAAAGGTGAAGATAATTACGAGGCCGGTGTGCCCGAAAGCTTCAACGTGCTTGTCAAAGAAGTCCGGGGCCTCGGCCTCAACATGGAACTCCTGGATGCGGAGGAGGATGAGTAG